GCACCACGGTGGCGACGCCCTGAGCTGGGGCGACGCCATCCGGGAGGCCTACGGTCCCGCGGTCCGGCGGCTCGGGCTGAGCGGGACGCCCTTCCGGAGCGACGACGCGCCCATCCCGTTCGTCGAGTACGCGCCCGACGCGCAGGGACTGCGCACCTCGATCACGGACTACAGCTACGGCTACGGCCGGGCGCTCGCCGATGGCGTCGTCCGCCCCGTGCTCTTCCACGTGTACTCGGGCCATATGACGTGGCGCACGAAGGCCGGAGACGAGCTCGAGGCGCACCTCGGCCAGGACAACACCAAGGACATCACCTCGCAGGCCTGGCGGACGGCCCTCGACCCGCACGGCGACTGGATGCCCGCCGTGCTGCGCTCGGCCGACCAGCGGCTCACCGAGATCCGTCACCACGTCCCCGATGCCGGCGGGCTCGTCATCGCGACCGATCAGACCAATGCGCGCGCCTACGCCGAGATCCTCCGCGAGATCACCGGCCAGCGGCCCACCGTCGTGCTCTCCGATGAGGCGGAGGCGTCGGCGCGCATCGAGCAGTTCGCCGCGAACACGTCGCGCTGGATGGTCGCCGTGCGGATGGTCTCCGAGGGCGTCGACGTGCCGCGGCTCGCGGTCGGGGTGTACGCGACCTCGTCGTCGACGCCCCTCTTCTTCGCCCAGGCGATCGGGCGCTTCGTGCGTGCTCGGCGCCGGGGCGAGGCCGCGAGCGTGTTCCTTCCGAACATCCCCATCCTCATGGCGCTCGCCGGAGAGATGGAGCGCCAGCGCGACCACGTGCTCGACCGCGGCGAGAAGGACGAGGACGGCCTCGACGACGCGCTGCTGGAGGCCGCCGAGCGGGGGGAGAAGGCCTCCGACGCGCTGACCGAGGAGTTCGCCTTCCAATCGCTCGGATCCGTCGCGCACTTCGACAGCGTCGTGTTCGAGGGGAGGCAGTTCGGCCAGCTCGCCGTCCCGGGAACGGAGGAGGAACTGGAGTTCATCGGACTGCCCGGCCTTCTCGAGCCGGAGCACGTGCACGAGCTGCTCATGCAGCGGCAGACGCGACAGTCGCGGCATCGCCAGGTGAGGGAGTCCCGTGAGAAGGAGACCGGCGAGGAGCCGGCGCTTCCCGCACCGCTGCATCGCACGCTGAAGGAGCAGCGGCAGCTGCTCAACAGCCTCGTCGGCGTCTATGCGCGGCAGTCGGGCGAGCCGCACGGCGCGGTGCATGCGTGGCTCCGACGCACCTGTGGGGGGCCCTCCGTCGCGCAGGCGACCGTGGCCCAGCTGCAGGCGCGCATCGACGCGCTCCGCAAGCGCGTGCACACCTGATCCGCGTGCCCGTGGCCGGGTTCGGGGGTCCGAAATGCTGTCAATCGCTTCCCCGGCACCGCCCGGGCGGTCGGGCGTGGCTAGCGTTGAGGCGTTCCCCCGATCCCGCCATGAAGGAGCAGACCGTGCCGGCGTCCGCTGAGACCCCGCTCGAACCCACGAGCGCCGACCGCCGGCGCTGGGCGCAGTACCTCGTCGACGAGCGCGCGGAGGCGGTCGTCTACGAGCGGCTGGCCCGGAGCAGAACGGGGGAGGAGCGCGAGATCCTCCAGAGCCTCGCCGACGCCGAGGGGCGCCATGAGGCGCACTGGCTCGAGCTGCTCGGCGGCGAGCCGACGCGCCTGCCGTCGCCGAGCGTGCGCACGCGGCTGCTCGGGTGGATGGCCGGGAGGTTCGGGTCGGTCTTCGTCCTCGCCCTCGTGCAGAACGCCGAGGCCCGCTCGCCGTACGACGCCGAGCCCTCCGCCCCGGCCGCGATGCGCGCAGACGAGAAGATCCATCACGAGGTCGTCCGCGGTCTGGCGGCGAAGGGGCGCAGGCGACTGTCGGGAACGTTCCGTGCCGCCGTGTTCGGCGCGAACGACGGGCTCGTGAGCAACTTCGCCCTCGTCCTGGGCATCGGCGCGGCCGGGGTGAGCCCGCAGTTCGTTCTTCTGAGCGGCATCGCCGGCCTGCTCGCCGGCGCGTTGTCGATGGGGGCGGGGGAGTTCGTGTCCGTCCGATCGCAGCGGGAGCTCCTGGAGTCGACGGAGCCGAGCGGCTTCGCCGACGAAGGCCTCCCCGATCTCGACCTCGAGGCGAATGAGCTCGCCCTCGTCTACCGCGCGCGGGGGCTGAGCGCGGGGGAGGCGCTCGAACGCGCCCGCGGCGTGATCGAGGAGGCGAAGCGAGGGCGTCTTCCCTCCCTCACCCCTCGCGGCGACGAGAACGAGGTCGTCGGCGGGGCGTGGCGCGCCGCACTGTCCAGCTTCCTCTTCTTCGCCTCGGGGGCGATCATCCCCGTCGTCCCGTGGCTGTTCGGCCTCGGCGGACTGTCGGCGATCGTCGTCGCGCTCGTGCTCGTCGGCATCGCCCTCATGCTCACGGGCGCGACCGTAGGTCTCCTGTCGGGGGCGTCGCCGCTGCGGCGAGGGCTCCGCCAAGTGGGCATCGGCTTCGCGGCAGCGGCCGTGACGTACCTGCTGGGTCTCCTGTTCGGCGTCTCCGCGGCATGACGCGCCCGGTGCGCGCCTCGGTTCGCCGGGGCTGTCGGGGGATGGTAGTGTTTACTCTCGGTTCGCCGAACGGAGACGACGGTCTCGGGGAAGCGGGCCGACACCCAATGCGCGGGTGGCGGAATAGGTAGACGCGCTAGCTTGAGGTGCTAGTGCCCGTATTAGGGCGTGGGGGTTCAAGTCCCCCCTCGCGCACAGTGTGAAAATGGCCCCTGACCAGGAGTTTTGTACTCCGGGTTGGGGGTCGTTTGCTGTCGCAGTGCGAGAAAAAGTGCTGAGCGTGCCCGAGGCGTTCCTGCACCACCTCGGGATGCACGTCCGTCTCCAGCAGGAGCGTCGTTCGCCTTCTCGGTGCTGGTGAACCCGGCACGGGTGAGCCGGCGCATCCCCGACTCGGATACTCGGGGTCTTTCGGGACGTGGATCGGGAACCACCACCGCTTGCCCTCGCGTGTGCCGCGCTCCTGGATCGAGCCGGGCTTCTTCTTATCTCCCTGCGGCTCGGCAGGCGCGATCGGCCGACGCATCGTCATCCCACCACTGACTAACCATGATCCCCTCATCCCTATTTCTCGGTTAGATCATCTAAAGTAGAAATATCGATGGTGGAAGGCAGGCCGTGATGGGTGAGTACGTCGAGCGTCTGTGGCGTCCTGAGGATGCGAGCGGTCTGAGTCGCAAGGATCGTGCGCTCGGCCGCTACCTCGCCTACGTGCCCGACGAGCTGGGCGAGAGGCTCCCGACGCTCGGTGCCGAGGCTCAGAGCGCGGCGGAGGACGCGCTGGCGGTGCTCGCCCGCGCGGACGAGCGGATCGGGGCACGCGGAACGTATCTGAACCATCTGCTGATCCGGTCGGAGTCCATCTCGTCGTCGTGGATCGAGGGCAACCGGGTCACGCCGAAGCAGCTGGCGATCGCGGAGCTGCTGCATCAGGGGCCGCGTCAGGCGCTGGACGTCGTGGCGAACGTTCGGGCGACGGAGGCGGCTATCGCTGAGCTGGCCGATCCTGCGCGCGTCATCACGGCTGACGACATCGTGGACCTCCAGCACGTGATCGAGCCTCGTCTGGAGCGTGGGCTGCGGCAGGAGCAGAACTGGGTCGGCGGGCCGGGCTGGTCGCCGCTGCGGGCGGCGTTCGTGCCTCCGCCGGAGACCGAGGTGCCGCGCCTCGTGGCCGACCTCGCTCGTTTCGTCACCGAGACCGCCGGGAGTCCGGTCGTGCGGGCGGCGATCGTGCATGCGCAGTTCGAGACGATCCACCCGTTCATCGACGGCAATGGCCGCACCGGGCGCGCCCTCATTCACACGATCCTGCGCCGCGCCGACGCGCTGCGGAATGCGCTCATCCCGATCAGCACCGTCTTCGCGGGAGACACGGATGCCTACATCGCCGGGCTCACCGGGTACCGCGCCGATCCGCCTGCGCTCGATGAGTGGGTGATCGGCTTCGCGCAGGCCGCGGAGAAGGCTGCGGGGAACGCGGTGAGGCTGGCAGAGGACATCGCCGCGCTCGATCGCGAGGTCTACGACCGTCTGGTCGCCTTCCGCCGCGACCGCGGCCGGAATCCCGCGGTGCCGCGGCGGGATGCCGTCGTGCTGCGCATCCTCGACACTCTGGCCTCCGACCCGGTGCTCACCGCCGAATCCGTCAGCACGAGCCTGACCGTCTCATCGGCGGCGGCGCACCGGGCCCTGACTGAACTGGCCGAGGCGGGCATCCTCGGCCGCACGAAGGACCAGCGCGGACGGCTGGTGTGCTGGACGGCCGACCGCCACCTTGCGATGGTCGCGCTCACCGAGCGCAGCAACCGCGTCGGCGGCGAGGACACCCGCAACCGCAAACCGCTACGGGGGTCGGCGCTGTCAGACGCGGGTCAGTTCGGTGCACGGCGCGGCACATCGCCAACCTCGCGACGCGACGTACCAGGCCTCTGAACTCTGTGCGCTCCCACCCCAGATCGTCGATCTTCCGGGCCGGAACGCCGATCTGTGATCCTGCGCGAGGGGGTCGAGCGCAGTTCACGTCCCCGTCGCGTCGCGGTGCGTCGGAGGCCCCCGATCGCCGGCCCGGCCTCCGGACGGCGCCTCGTCAGGTGCGGCGTCGGGGCGTGAATCGCATCAGCCCGAACGCCGCGTCGGGGCGGGAGCCGTCGTCTCGCCACCGTCCGGGTCGCCTCGCACGACCGACGCCCTGTCACGACTCGCGGTGGGCGACGTGCTTGACGAAGAACGAGGCGATCAGACCGAGCGCCGCACAGACGATGATGTAGACGGAGATCGGCCACCACTGTCCGCCGCTGACTTCGTTGAGCGCGGTGGCGATCAAGGGGGCCGTGCCGCCGAAGACGGCCGCGCCGAGCTGGTATCCGAGCGTTGCGCCGGAGTAGCGGATCTCGGGGCTGAAGCTCTCGGCGATGAGGGTGCCGAGGATGGCGTTGACGCTCCCCCAGAGCAGGCCGAACCCGATCGCGGTCGCGAGGAAGAGCGCCGGCGTCGATCCGGTGTGGAGCAGCAGGTAGTAGGGGAACGCGTACAGGATCGTGATGATCGTGACCGTCCGGTACAGCACGGCGCGCGGGATGGAATCGGAGATGCGGCCGAAGATCGGCATCCACACCGTCGCAACCAGGGCCGCGACCGCCACAGCGGTCAGGACGATGTTGTCGCGCGCGTCGAGGAGGTTCGTCGCGTAGGCGATGATGTAGGTGCCGAAGATGTAGAACGGTCCGGTCTCGGCCGCTTTGGCGCCGATCGAGACGAGCACGGCACGCCAGTGCTTCGTGAACACCTCGGCGATCGGCAGTCGCACGACGGCGCCGGATTCCTTGACCTTCTTGAAGTCCGGGGTCTCATCCAGCCGGGCGCGGATCCACAGGCCGATCAGCACGAGGACGACGCTGGCCACGAACGGGATCCGCCAGCCCCACGAGAGGAACTGCTCCTCGGGCATCAGCGTCAACAGGGCGACTGCTCCGGCCGCCAGGAGCATGCCCAGGCTGATGCCCATCTGCGGGACGGCGCCGTACAGTCCTCGCCGCTCCTTCGGCGCGTACTCGTAGGCGAGCAGCAGCGCGCCGCCCCATTCACCGCCGATGCCGATGCCCTGCAGGATGCGGAACAGGATCAGCAGGATGGGGGCGGCCACGCCGATCGTGGCGTAGTCCGGTGTCAGGCCGATCGCGACCGTGCCGCCGCCCATGAGCATCAGCGTGATGAACAGCGTCTTCTTGCGGCCGATCCGGTCGCCGATGTGGGCGAAGATGACGCCGCCGACCGGGCGGAAGAAGAAGGTCAGCGCGAACGACGCCATCGCGAACATCATCGACAGGAACTCGCTGTCGGTCACGAAGAAGGTCCGGTTGAACACCAGCGCCGCCACCGTGCCGTACACCAGGAAGTCGAACCACTCGATCGTGCTTCCGCTCAGGCTCCCGATCAGCACCCGATAGTTTAGTCGGCCCGTCGACGGCTTCGTCGTCGTTGTCATCGCGTTCTCTCCTTTGAGACACTCCGGCTCGCTGCTCGGAAGGCGAGCTCCCTTTGCTCCGCGTCCGTGCAGGCACCGGTCGATACCCGAACCCTCGACTGGTCCTACCGTGTGGTTGGACCAGTAGAAGCTATCGCACGCCCGCGCGGAGATCAACACCCGCGAGCGAGGTCGACGGTCCCGCCCTCGGGCTCAGGCGCCGGGCTCAGGCGCTCCGACCGGATGCCCGTCAGCGGGGGAGCGCTCCGAGGTCTCCAGGTAATACCCGCGGATGTGGGCTTCGAGGAGACCGGCCGCCTCCGCGCCGCGCCCGTGCCGCAACGCGTCGAGGATCTCGCGGTGCTCGTGACGCAGTCGGGCCGAGGTCGCTCCCCAGTCGGGCAGGCGTTGCGCACGCGCGAGGGTGTGGTCGAAGATCGCGATCCGCAGCGCATCCATCAGCGTGCTGATCAACGGGTTGTCGGCGGCACGGGATGCCCGCACATGGAACTCCGCGTCGAGCCGGAGGAACTCCTCCACCTCGATCGCCCCGTCATCCATCCGATCCAGGATGCGCTCGAGCGGGGCCCAGTCCCCGCGCGCCGGATCGGAGTGGCCGGCGGCCCACGCCTCCAGCAGCAACCGGACCTGGAGAACGTCGTGCGGCTCCACTTGCCGCGTCGCCAGCTGCAGGCTCAACGCGAGGCTCAGCGCCTGCTCCGGCGCCGCCGTCACGATCGTCCCCGACCTCGGACCCGTTCCGGTCGACGTGTGAAGCGCGCCCAACGCCTCCAGCACGCGCAGCGCCTCCCGCAGGGAGTTGCGCGAGACCTTCAGGGTCTCCGCCAGGGTCCGCTCGCCCGGCAGATGATCGCCGATGTGCAGTCGACCGCTCGCCAACTCCTCGGTCACCCACTGCATCACCGTCTCATGCACCCTCATCGCGACAAGTATCGCACCGTGGGCGCGACATGCGCTCAGGACTCGGAAAGCGTTAACTCGGATGCCGGGAGACGTCGAGAGGCGTGCAGCTCGACGCGGTTCTCGACAGGCCCACCGGCGTCGTGCCGCATGGTCGAGCCCCCACGAGAGGTCGCGGAGGATGACCGGCGGGTCGAGCCACACGGCCACGAGCGCGACTGCGCATCGCTCAGACCGGATCCGTCCCGTCCCCGCCTGCGCCGAGGCTGTCCGGAGATCGCTCAGCGCCCGCCGGAGAAGCCTCCGCCTCCGCCGCTGCCCGAGAAGCCGCCGCCTGTCGAGCCGCCGGCGCTGCTCGAGGTGTAGGAGACGGAGGACGACAGCGAGCCGGTGAACTGCGAGAGCGTGCTGCCCAGGCCGCCTGCGCCGTGCGCCAGGAGGGCCGGGTACCACAGCGGCGCGGCGACGTCCGACTCGCGATACCGCGTGGCGAGCACATCGGCCCACTGCTTCTCGAAGCCGAACAGCATGGCGTAGGGGAGGAGCCGTTCGTAGAGCCGCACGACATCCACGGCACCGTCCGGGGTGCGCTCCGCCCCCTCATAGGACTGCAGCACGCGCAGGCGATCGGCCTCGGCGACGCGGATGAACTCGCGGACCCCGGCCAGATGCTCCCGGGCTTCCGCACCGGAGCGGGTGTGCACGCGGTGCCTCACGAGTCCGGTCACCGCTGCGACCACGGCCAGGACGACCCCGGTGATCCCGATGGACAGCGTCGCAGGGTTGTCACGCCCTGCTCCCGCCATGAGCAGCACGACGACGGTCACGACGAGAGCGAGGGCGGCGATGCCGAGGATCGTCCCCGCTCGGCTGCGGACCTTCTCCAGATAGCCGCGCTCGCCGGCCTGCGCGACACCCTCCGACGTCAGCTTCGTCATCCGTGCGGCGAAGCCCTCGTCCTCGTCGGGGGGAGTGAAGAGCGCGCCGGGGGAGGCATCGCCGAAGAGCTCGGAGACCGTCCGCGCGTCGAGGGGATCGCCGACGAGCGCGGGGTCGACGAGCCGGAACGACGGAGACGACGCATCGGCGTCCGCCCGTTCCTCCTCGATGCGCATCACCCCGGTCACGGCCAGATGGACGAACTCGGCGGGGAGCGCGGGCCCCGGGGCGCCGGCGATCGGCCCCGCGACGAGGGGCGGGAGGTCCGCGGGAACGTCGTATTGCGCCACGACCACGCCCGTCGCGCGCCGGCGCCGGCGCCGCATCGCGATCGCCAGCGATCCGCCGATGCCTCCCGCCGTGGCGGCCAGGCCCGACAGGATGATCGGGAGTCCGTCCAATGCGAAGCTGGGCAGGCGCTCGGGAGGCTGGACGACTGTTCCCGTCTCGATGCCGACGGCGACGGTCACCCCGCTGAGGGCGGGCATCGGCAGGGGGCCGACGGCGAAGACCGTGCCCTCGTCATCCGTGCGGGTCTGCAGGTCGCACCGCTCGGTCGACTCCGCGGGCCCGGTGTAGCAGGCGGCGGATCCCGTCAGCGCGTTCTCCAGCGCGTCGTCTGCGAAGACGAGCTCGGCGCTGAACCGCTCGATGTCCTGCGCGCGTTCGAGCGGGACGAGATCCCAGGAGAACTCGTCCACCGAGCCGTCGTCGACCGTCGCCACGACGTCGTGCAGCGTGTAGCTGACGACGTAGGTCTGCACGCCGTGCACGTAGGCGTCGTCGCCCGTCAGCACGGCGCGGAAACCGTCCTCGTCGTCCACGTCGAAGGCGACGGGCTCGCCCCGGTCGTCGACGACAGAGATGCTCTCGGGCGCCGCGGGCGCGCCCTCGTATCGGAGCGGCAGGGCACGGACGACGCCTCGGTTCTGGTCGATGTCGGGAAAGCGCGCGACGAGCGTCTCGGTGACCTCGACCACCGCTCGGCCCTCGTCGTCGACGCCGATCTCGTATCGCCCGTGCCAGCTGTCGTAGGAGAAGTCCTCGGTGTCGGCGCTCGCCGGCATCGCGACGCCGAGCGACAACAGCGCCAGGGGCGCTGCGGAGCAGACGGCGAGCAGCGTGCGGCGCGACGAGCGTGCGCGTCGGTGCGGATGCATGATGCCCTTCATCCAATCACGGCGCCTCGCCGGGAGCAGGATCCGGATGATGACGCGGAAGGTCGGGGGCCACCGGCCCGTCTCGTCCGACGCGGTAGCGTGGTGGGCATGCCTGACGCCGAGATCCCCGAAGTCGCCCGCATCGCCTCCGATCTCATCCGGTTCGACACGACGAACTTCGGCGGCGGCGACGCGAGGGGCGAGCGGGAGGCGGCGGAGTACGTCGGCGCCTACCTCGAGTCGCTGGGTCTCGAGCCGGAGTACTACGAGCCCATCCCGCGTCGCACCAACGTCACCGCCCGGGTGAAGGGCCGAAACCCCGACAAGCCTGCCCTCGTGCTCCACGGGCACCTCGACGTCGTGCCGGCCATCGCCGACGACTGGTCCGTGGACCCGTTCGCGGGCGAGATCCGAGACGGCCTCCTGTGGGGGCGCGGCGCCGTCGACATGAAGGACATGGACGCCATGATCCTCACCTCCGTCGCCGACCTGCTGCGGGCGGGCGAGCAGCCCGAGCGCGACCTCGTCCTGGCGTTCTTCGCCGACGAGGAGAACGGCGGACAGGAGGGCTCCCAGCTCGTCGTGCGCGACCGACCGGAGTGGTTCGCCGGCGCCACGGAGGCGATCAGCGAGGTGGGCGGGTACTCGATCCCCGTCGGCGACAAGAGCGCGTACCTCCTGCAGGTCGGGGAGAAGGCGCTCCTGTGGGTCACGCTCGTCGCGCGCGGACGCGCCGGGCACGGGAGCCGGTTCCACACGGACAACGCCGTCACGCGCCTCGCGGAGGCCGTGGCGCGCATCGGGCGCGTCGCCTGGCCCGTCGAGCTCACCGAGACGACCCGTCGCCTGCTCGACGGCATCGCCGAGATCGCGGGCGACGACTCGCGCGATCCGGATGAGCTCGCGGCGCACACGGGCCCGGCGGAGGCGTTCGTGAGGTCGACGTTCCGCACCGTCACGAACCCGACGGGGCTCACGGCGGGATACAAGCACAACGTCATCCCCGACGCCGCCTCGGCGACCGTCGACATCCGCGTCCTGCCCGGCACCGAGGACGCCGTGCTCGCCGAGGTGCAGCGCATCGTGGGGGAGGACGTCGAGATCCGGATGTTCCTGCGTGACATCGGCCTGGAGATCCCCTTCGAGGGCGCCCTCGTCGAGGCGATGGTCGGCGCCCTCGGGCGCCACGACCCCGGCGTGCCCGTCCTGCCGTACCTGCTCGGCGCCGGCACCGACAACAAGGCGCTGTCGACGATCGGCATCGCCGGTTACGGCTTCGCGCCGCTCAAGCTGCCCGCCGACCTCGACTTCACCGGGATGTTCCACGGCGTCGACGAGCGCGTCCCGGTGGAGGCGCTCGTCTTCGGCCAGCGAGTGCTGACCGACCTCATCCGCACCTACTGATCCCGCACGCACCGGCTCGCGGGATCATCCGGGAGTCTGACGCGAACTCCAGCATCGGTCGCCTAAAGTCGTCAGGTCGCGCGCTCCGTCGCGGCACCGCGAGAGAAAGACCCCATGTCGTTCATCGAAGCCATCGTCCTCGGGCTCGTGCAGGGCCTGACCGAGTTCCTGCCGATCTCGTCGAGCGCGCACATCCGCATCATCGGGGAGTTCCTGCCGTCGGCCGAGGATCCGGGAGCGACCTTCACCGCGATCACCCAGATCGGAACCGAGCTCGCCGTCCTCGTCTACTTCTGGTCGAAGATCGTGCGCGTCGTGAAGCGGTGGGCGCTGTCCCTCGCGGGCCGCGTGCCCCGCAACGATCCCGACGCACGGATGGGATGGCTCGTGATCCTCGGCACGATCCCGATCGGCGTGCTCGGGTTCGCGTTCCAGGACGTCATCCGCGACGTCTTCCGCAACCTCTGGCTCGTGGCGATCGTGCTCATCGTCTTCGGCGTCGTCCTCGGCGTCGCCGACCACTACGGCAAGCGCACGCGCGAGCTCGACGACATCACCTACCCGCACGGGCTGGGGATGGGCGTCGCGCAGGCGCTCGCCCTCGTCCCCGGCGTGTCGCGCTCGGGCGCGACGACCACGGCGGCGCGCGCGCTCGGCTACAGCCGCACGGCCGCGGCGGAGTTCGCGTTCCTGCTCGCGGTGCCGGCCGTGTTCGGCAGCGGCCTCTACGAGCTGCTGCACGCGATCCGCGAGCCGGACGCGAACCCCGCGTACGGTCTCGCCGAGACCGCCGTCGCGACGGTCGTGGCGTTCGTCGTCGGCTGGATCGTCATCGCCTACCTCATGCGCTACCTCAAGACCGGCAGCTTCCTGCCGTTCGTGATCTATCGCGTGGCGCTGGGCGCCGTGCTGCTCGTCCTGCTCGCGACCGGGGTCCTCAGCGCGTTCTGATGTCCTCCCGCGTCAGCGCCGGTCGCCGCGACCGTCGCGCGGGTCGTCGCGATCCAGATACCGCTCGAAGGCGCGGGCGATGGCGTCGCCGGACGCCTCGGGGGAGTCCCACGTGTCGCGCGTCTGCTCGAGCTGGCGGATGTAGTCGGTCATCTCCTCGTCGTCCGCGGCGGCCGCGTCGATCGTCGCCTCCCAGGCCGCTGCCTCCGTCGGCAGCGCCCCCTTCGGGATGGCGGCGCCGGTGAGCTCCTCCAGGCGGGTCAGGAGCGCGAGCGTCGCCTTGGGCGACGGCGTGTGGCCGGCGACGTAGTGGGGGACGCTCGCCCACAGCGAGGCCGTGGGGATCCCGGCGCTCTCGGCCGCGTCGCCGAGCACGCTGAGGATGCCGACGGGCCCCTCGTAGGTCGAGCGTTCCAGGCTGAGCTCTTCGCGCACCTGCGCGTTCTCGCTGCTGGCGAACACCGAGATGGGACGCGTGTGCGGCACGTCCGACATCATCGAGCCGAGCGTGACGAGACCCGTGATGTCCTCCGCGAGCGCGCGGTCGACGAACTCCCCGGCGAACGACCGCCAGGCGCGTGCGGGCTCGCTCCCCGTGACCGTCCAGAACCACACGTCGCCGGTTCCCTGCCCGGGCCGGTGCAGCGTCGCGTCCGGCCACCGCAGCACCCTGCGTCCCTCGCCGTCCGCCTCGACGGAGGGCCGGGTGTACTGGTAGTCGAAGTACAGCTCGGGGTCGACGGCGAACGCCGGTCTCGGATCGCGCTCCTCGCGCAGCAGTCGCACCGCTCCCGTCGCGGCCTCTCCGGCGTCGTTCCAGCCGTCGAAGGCGGCGACGATGATCCTGCGTCCGAGTGTCTGCACCGGTCTCCCTTCCCCCGCAGCGCGGGTGTCCGTCCAGGGTAGTCCCGGATGCGGGCCGACTAGGCTGGTTCGGTGACAGCGAACCAGCCTCTCGCCGTGCTGTGGGACATGGACGGCACGCTCGTGGACTCCGAACCGTACTGGATGGCCGCGGAGACGCCGCTGGTCGAG
This window of the Microbacterium sp. AB genome carries:
- a CDS encoding DEAD/DEAH box helicase, producing MGLSWISVLSPSYPQRAPWGTAGKLRAWQQEALDVYFSQPGRRDFLVAATPGAGKTTFALTLANELRHRGDVDRVIVVCPTEHLKTQWADAAARLSIRLDPDFRNSHWQPSRQYHGVVVTYAQVSMKPEVHRELTRSARTLVILDEVHHGGDALSWGDAIREAYGPAVRRLGLSGTPFRSDDAPIPFVEYAPDAQGLRTSITDYSYGYGRALADGVVRPVLFHVYSGHMTWRTKAGDELEAHLGQDNTKDITSQAWRTALDPHGDWMPAVLRSADQRLTEIRHHVPDAGGLVIATDQTNARAYAEILREITGQRPTVVLSDEAEASARIEQFAANTSRWMVAVRMVSEGVDVPRLAVGVYATSSSTPLFFAQAIGRFVRARRRGEAASVFLPNIPILMALAGEMERQRDHVLDRGEKDEDGLDDALLEAAERGEKASDALTEEFAFQSLGSVAHFDSVVFEGRQFGQLAVPGTEEELEFIGLPGLLEPEHVHELLMQRQTRQSRHRQVRESREKETGEEPALPAPLHRTLKEQRQLLNSLVGVYARQSGEPHGAVHAWLRRTCGGPSVAQATVAQLQARIDALRKRVHT
- a CDS encoding VIT1/CCC1 transporter family protein, translated to MKEQTVPASAETPLEPTSADRRRWAQYLVDERAEAVVYERLARSRTGEEREILQSLADAEGRHEAHWLELLGGEPTRLPSPSVRTRLLGWMAGRFGSVFVLALVQNAEARSPYDAEPSAPAAMRADEKIHHEVVRGLAAKGRRRLSGTFRAAVFGANDGLVSNFALVLGIGAAGVSPQFVLLSGIAGLLAGALSMGAGEFVSVRSQRELLESTEPSGFADEGLPDLDLEANELALVYRARGLSAGEALERARGVIEEAKRGRLPSLTPRGDENEVVGGAWRAALSSFLFFASGAIIPVVPWLFGLGGLSAIVVALVLVGIALMLTGATVGLLSGASPLRRGLRQVGIGFAAAAVTYLLGLLFGVSAA
- a CDS encoding Fic family protein; this encodes MGEYVERLWRPEDASGLSRKDRALGRYLAYVPDELGERLPTLGAEAQSAAEDALAVLARADERIGARGTYLNHLLIRSESISSSWIEGNRVTPKQLAIAELLHQGPRQALDVVANVRATEAAIAELADPARVITADDIVDLQHVIEPRLERGLRQEQNWVGGPGWSPLRAAFVPPPETEVPRLVADLARFVTETAGSPVVRAAIVHAQFETIHPFIDGNGRTGRALIHTILRRADALRNALIPISTVFAGDTDAYIAGLTGYRADPPALDEWVIGFAQAAEKAAGNAVRLAEDIAALDREVYDRLVAFRRDRGRNPAVPRRDAVVLRILDTLASDPVLTAESVSTSLTVSSAAAHRALTELAEAGILGRTKDQRGRLVCWTADRHLAMVALTERSNRVGGEDTRNRKPLRGSALSDAGQFGARRGTSPTSRRDVPGL
- a CDS encoding MFS transporter yields the protein MTTTTKPSTGRLNYRVLIGSLSGSTIEWFDFLVYGTVAALVFNRTFFVTDSEFLSMMFAMASFALTFFFRPVGGVIFAHIGDRIGRKKTLFITLMLMGGGTVAIGLTPDYATIGVAAPILLILFRILQGIGIGGEWGGALLLAYEYAPKERRGLYGAVPQMGISLGMLLAAGAVALLTLMPEEQFLSWGWRIPFVASVVLVLIGLWIRARLDETPDFKKVKESGAVVRLPIAEVFTKHWRAVLVSIGAKAAETGPFYIFGTYIIAYATNLLDARDNIVLTAVAVAALVATVWMPIFGRISDSIPRAVLYRTVTIITILYAFPYYLLLHTGSTPALFLATAIGFGLLWGSVNAILGTLIAESFSPEIRYSGATLGYQLGAAVFGGTAPLIATALNEVSGGQWWPISVYIIVCAALGLIASFFVKHVAHRES
- a CDS encoding FadR/GntR family transcriptional regulator, which translates into the protein MRVHETVMQWVTEELASGRLHIGDHLPGERTLAETLKVSRNSLREALRVLEALGALHTSTGTGPRSGTIVTAAPEQALSLALSLQLATRQVEPHDVLQVRLLLEAWAAGHSDPARGDWAPLERILDRMDDGAIEVEEFLRLDAEFHVRASRAADNPLISTLMDALRIAIFDHTLARAQRLPDWGATSARLRHEHREILDALRHGRGAEAAGLLEAHIRGYYLETSERSPADGHPVGAPEPGA
- a CDS encoding DUF2207 family protein, producing MHPHRRARSSRRTLLAVCSAAPLALLSLGVAMPASADTEDFSYDSWHGRYEIGVDDEGRAVVEVTETLVARFPDIDQNRGVVRALPLRYEGAPAAPESISVVDDRGEPVAFDVDDEDGFRAVLTGDDAYVHGVQTYVVSYTLHDVVATVDDGSVDEFSWDLVPLERAQDIERFSAELVFADDALENALTGSAACYTGPAESTERCDLQTRTDDEGTVFAVGPLPMPALSGVTVAVGIETGTVVQPPERLPSFALDGLPIILSGLAATAGGIGGSLAIAMRRRRRRATGVVVAQYDVPADLPPLVAGPIAGAPGPALPAEFVHLAVTGVMRIEEERADADASSPSFRLVDPALVGDPLDARTVSELFGDASPGALFTPPDEDEGFAARMTKLTSEGVAQAGERGYLEKVRSRAGTILGIAALALVVTVVVLLMAGAGRDNPATLSIGITGVVLAVVAAVTGLVRHRVHTRSGAEAREHLAGVREFIRVAEADRLRVLQSYEGAERTPDGAVDVVRLYERLLPYAMLFGFEKQWADVLATRYRESDVAAPLWYPALLAHGAGGLGSTLSQFTGSLSSSVSYTSSSAGGSTGGGFSGSGGGGGFSGGR
- a CDS encoding M20/M25/M40 family metallo-hydrolase, coding for MPDAEIPEVARIASDLIRFDTTNFGGGDARGEREAAEYVGAYLESLGLEPEYYEPIPRRTNVTARVKGRNPDKPALVLHGHLDVVPAIADDWSVDPFAGEIRDGLLWGRGAVDMKDMDAMILTSVADLLRAGEQPERDLVLAFFADEENGGQEGSQLVVRDRPEWFAGATEAISEVGGYSIPVGDKSAYLLQVGEKALLWVTLVARGRAGHGSRFHTDNAVTRLAEAVARIGRVAWPVELTETTRRLLDGIAEIAGDDSRDPDELAAHTGPAEAFVRSTFRTVTNPTGLTAGYKHNVIPDAASATVDIRVLPGTEDAVLAEVQRIVGEDVEIRMFLRDIGLEIPFEGALVEAMVGALGRHDPGVPVLPYLLGAGTDNKALSTIGIAGYGFAPLKLPADLDFTGMFHGVDERVPVEALVFGQRVLTDLIRTY